The DNA sequence GACCGCGTCGGCCAATGCGTTTTCCTCATCCACGGCCACTGGCAGCTGGACGACTTCAAACCCCTGTGCCTCGCACACCATTTTGGTAGCGGTGGCATAGTGCGGGTGCAGACCACCTGACAGGATCACCTTTTTCCGGCGCGTCACACGGGTCGCCATGATGGCCGCCTCGGCGCAGGCCGTCGAGCCATCATACATGGAGGCGTTCGCCACATCCATTGCGGTCATCGCGGCGACCTGGGTCTGGAATTCGAACAGGGTCTGCAGCGTGCCCTGTGCAATTTCCGGCTGGTAGGGCGTGTAGGTTGTCAGGAATTCAGAGCGCTGGATCACCATGTCGACCGTCGCGGGGACATGGTGCTTGTAGGCGCCTGCGCCGACAAAGAACGGTCCGGACGATGCCGAGCGGTTCTTCGCAGCGAGTTTCGTCATGTGACGCTCAACGGCGAGTTCCCCCTGATGGTCCGGCAGGCCGGTAATCGTTCCGCTCAGCCGGGCGGATTCCGGAACGTCCGTGAAGAACTCATCGACCGATGCGGCGCCGATGGTCGACAACATGGCCGCGCGGTCTTCCGGGGTCAGGGGGAGATATCTCATACTAGCTACTCCGTCAGAGTCTCAGTCTGGCCCTTACAGGCCGTCGCAATAGGCCTTGTAGGCATCTGCATCCATCAGTGCGCCGAGCTCGGCGGCATCGGACAGCTTCATCTTGCAGAACCAGCCCTTGCCCTCGGGATCTTCATTGACGGTTTCCGGGGCGTCGGCGAGCGCGCCATTGCCTTCCGTCACTTCGCCCGCCACCGGCGCATAGACGTCCGAAGCCGCCTTGACGCTCTCGACGACCGCCATGTCGTCCCCCTTGGCGAAGCTGGCGCCGGCTTCCGGCACTTCGACAAAGACCACGTCGCCCAACTGGTCGGCGGCGTATTTCGTGATCCAGACCGTCGCCGTGTCGCCTTCGACGGTGATCCATTCATGATCTTCGGTATAGTAAGTCGTCATCGCCCATTTCCCTCTCAGCGTTTGTAATTCGGTTGTACAAAGGGCAGCGCGCAGACTTCCGCCGCGCGCGCCTTGCCCCGGACCATCAGGTCGATCTTTGTGCC is a window from the Hyphomonas sp. genome containing:
- the gcvH gene encoding glycine cleavage system protein GcvH — protein: MTTYYTEDHEWITVEGDTATVWITKYAADQLGDVVFVEVPEAGASFAKGDDMAVVESVKAASDVYAPVAGEVTEGNGALADAPETVNEDPEGKGWFCKMKLSDAAELGALMDADAYKAYCDGL